The following nucleotide sequence is from Zea mays cultivar B73 chromosome 1, Zm-B73-REFERENCE-NAM-5.0, whole genome shotgun sequence.
GATGCTGATGGTCATCAAAGAATTTGGCTTGATTATTTCGCTGATCAGCCTGTGTTTAATGACAGGCAATTCCGAGAAAGGTACGCATCCGATGTCCAATGACCTATATGTGTTTAAATATTATTTATTCGTGCAAGTTCATTAGGTAATGTTCCATTTACGTGCAGGTTTCGCATGCGGAGGCATGTGGTGTTACGCATTGTAGACGCTGTTCAAGCTCGGAACCCCAACTACTTCACTAGGAAACATGATTGTTGTGGGAAGTTGGGACTTTTCGCTCTTCAAAAGTGTGTCGCGGCTCTTCGCATCCTAGCATATGGCTTGCCTACTAATGCCATTGACGAGTATGTTCGTATAGGTGAGTCCACTGCTAGAGAAGCATCACGACATTTCTGTCGAGCTATCATAGACGTCTATGGTCCGTATTACCTAAGGGCCCCAAACGCCGCCGATGTAGCAGGCTCTTAGCGGAGGGTGAGCAACGCGGATTCCCGGGGATGCTAGGTAGCATCGACTGTATGCACTGGGAGTGGCGGAACTGTCCAAGTGCATGGAAGGGCATGTTCACCGGACGTGGGAAGCATCCATCTATGATTCTTGAAGCGGTTGCATCGCATGACCTATGGATATGGCATGCTTACTTTGGGATGCCAGGCAGTAACAATGATATAAATGTGCTTCAAAGATCTCCTGTTTTCTCTTCGTATCTAAGGGGGCAATCAGCTCCTGTGAATTTCCAGGTGAACGGTCGTACATACGACATGGGTTATTATCTAGCTGATGGTATATACCCCACGTGGCCTGCCTTTGTCAAGAGCATTGGAAACATTGGCTGTGGATACCAGCCACCAGGCCGAGGTTGCATTGGAAACATGTATGGGTTCCAGGCAGGTGGAGGAGGGGGCTGGTATGGATtccaaccagcttgaccttgcggCTGTGAGCTATCACCCCTGCTGTTGTGTGTGCCATCCATCCTGCGCAACAGAAAATAAATAGGTTATTCAACACCTGTTTGATATAATTGTTAAAAAAAATGAAAGCTGGTCCTGACAAATGATACAGGCATATAATTTATTAACTTTATATTCATCTTCAAAGGACCATTTGTGGGCCTAGAAGCAGAGAAATTGCCATTTAAAAAGGCATGGCTGCCAGTAAGTGCAACCCCGAAAGGTGCAATACTCTTGCTGCTAGCATTGGCTTCATTGAGATAATCAAAACCTAAAGCCTGCCTGAGCTTCTCAGAGTCATTTGAAAAATGATCAACTGAGGAAAGCACACTGTCAATGGCATCGCTCAATGCAGGAAGCACACGACCAGATTGTTTTAGCATCCCTGCTTGGTCTACCTGATCCATGAAGCTACAACTTTTTGATGCAAAGCTTTGGCCGAGCAAATCCACTAACTGTTGAGAATGACATACATGGTCTGGAAGGGTTTCTTTTTTATTATTAATTCTTACTATAATAATGATGTGTTACCTCCTAAGGTATTTGTCAAAACAATAATTTTGAAAGACATTCGTGTTGGTACTTTGTCAAATCTATAAATTTAGAAATTAGGATCACATTCGTTCCTGTTGGTGTTCACAGCCCAAGTTATATAGTTCAAAAATTACCTATAAATTACCTACAGGATCACATTATTAATTCACATAGGGAACAAGCAAGACCCATGAATAAGGCATATCGACAGGTGTATATATCAAGAAATTGTTAGACACATTGTTAGCCTATAAATAAGTATTTCAGAGTTCACACACATACATATATATTTGAATCTCATTCAAAACAAGTTCACAAACAATGAATCTCATTCAAAACAAGATCTACTGGATTCATAAATTACCTAAATCGACGAAATGGACGAGCAGACCGCGCGGTGGAACTCTCCTCCGATGATGCCTCTACCTCCTTCGAACGTCGTCGCTTGCGGTTCCCCTTTGCGCTTCCCTGAGCAGATCCGACTTCTTCCTCTCCTCCCCCAACCTCCAAGCCTCCGGATCTGGGGGACGACTTTGCTTGCTCCAGGTTGCCGCGTCGGGGTCCGGTACCGCCTCCGCCTCCGGATCCAGGCTCGCCGCGCCTCCGGATCCAGGCTCGCCGCGCCCGCCTCCGCCTCCGGATCCACTCGCCGCGCCCGCCTCCGCCTCCGGATCCAGGCTCGCCGTGCCCGCCTCCGCCTCGTCCGGCGTGCTTCCCGGCTCCCCCGCTTCGGTCTCGCCTAGATGCGTCGCCCGAGCCTGTGCCTGCCTCGTCTGCGCCTGCTCGTTGCCCGGGCGACGGAGCACGTCCCTGCCTCGTGCGCTCGGAGCACGTCCCTGCCTCGCGTGCCGCCGACCAGCCGCAGGCGAGGGAGCAGAAACGTCGGCGCTCGGACGGAAGGCGCGTGCGCGTGCGGTAGTTTGCGCCGAGGAGAGGAGAGCGAGATAGAGTAAAGGCACGGGTACTCTGTAAATGGGGTTTTTGCTGTCCGCCTGTATTTTAGCGTAGGTGAAAGCGTTACCCGCTGCAGCTGATTACACACTCGATCGTGGACTGTAAACGGATAGAGTGGCCTGTGAAGTCCGTGACTGCGGGTAGCCTTAGAATGTATATATTAATCATCCTATTCTAATATATATTAATCATCTTATTTTAAGAAAGCAAGGAAAATAAATATTTTGATAGGGTTAGAATCTCTCATTATTTAATTTCAAATAACGAGATATTCTAGTCCTCTCAAACCAATTCATTCTTCTTGTTCTAAAAAAACTCTAAATAATTTTAAGTTTTTTATAGCTCAAAGTTCACCATAACCTCTATCATAATTCAACCAAACATGTCCGGAACTCAAGTCTGTCTCatcaggctgtctccagcaacgtaccCTAAATTCCatcccctaaaggaatattctctgtcctttacaggACACTCTAAAAATTTTTGTCCTCTATATCTTCTCAATCTCCAACAACGTTCTCTAAATTTGGTCCTCTAAAGCTACAGTAGAcgttcttttctctatttctttAGTTTTTATTTGTTTTCTTTTCACCTTTTTATTATAAAAAATTTAACACCTTAATTTATGAAAGAAAAAACCTTGTACAAAAAATTAATAGCCAAATTACTCATCTTCCAATAGTAGCATTAACAAATTATTGGAAATTTTTGTATATATTTGTTCGTTGCCACGTTCGTGTGCCAAAATCCTTAATTCAAATATTTAAAATAATTACTTTTGAACACATAAATTACCAAACAGTGTAGATATGGGTACGGTCGTCCAAAGAAATAAAATAATCAAAGGCTGGAGGAATCAACATGGGCCAATCGTCTAGAGAAAAAAATACTAAACAAAGCTCAGACAACATATAGAGGACGACCGCTCGCGCGCTACGTTTGGCGAACGGCGAGCACCCTGTAAATTTTAGCGGACCTTTTAGCGGACGTTGTTGGGCGGAGACCGGACGGAAGAAAACGCTATATGTAGCGGACAAAACAATTTACGGGCTATTGTTGGAGACAGCCTCAATCTTCCTATCCTATTTTCTCTCACTCCATCTCAAGTCAGGCACGGTGACTTGACGAGGCCCATCTAAGCACACTACAGCACCGGGCGAGGCGGCTAGGCCCCCTCACCGTCCACCGGCGACTGGGCCGGCCGTCGCTGCCGCCCTGCCTCTCCACCGTCGCCGGCGACGAGCACCACTAGGTATGCCCTCCCCTTGGTCTCCCTTTCCTGCTGTGCGGAGCCGTGCGCGGTGCGCCCAAACCTTAACGTGATCCGTAGGGACGCCCTCTCCTTAGTCTTCCCTTACCTGATGTGCGAAACCGTGCGCCCAAACCCTAACATACTATCTGTATTCGGATCTGAAGGTAATTACGATGCAAAAATTATCGGGTGTACATGTGTGCACCCATGTCCTCTACCGTTGTCCGCCGCCCCTGGGCCCGTGAATGATGCTGTCCCAGCTGTTGTTTTGCCTCCCAGGTGTTTTTGAGTCTGTTGCGAGTGTTGTGGCCATGTCCATGTTCAATAGGATCTTCGGGAAGCCCAAGGAGCAGGCCAACTCCAATGCTTTGGCCACTCTGGACAAGTTAAATGAGGTGACGTTTCTCTCTTCTTTATTTATTTACCGGCGTATGATTACCTTGTGTTTCTTCCATTAATTAAGGTGGTGGTGTTCTCAACTTGTGGTATAAGCTCCATCAGTTCATCTTAACTTGTGGGATGCTTAAGTTCTTCCCTTGGCATAAGCTCCGTCTATTCGTGGTCAATACCTTTATAGTCTGCTCATTCTTTGATTTTTCTTCATTTGCTCCTGAAGTTCTATCAATTTACCTGTTATGAAGGGATCAATATAGGTAACTCTTTGTATATTCTTAGCCAACCAGCGAACTATGCTTTTGTTATAGCTTCCAACTTGGCACATGTAATGTCTATGCCATAGTAAATCAGAAGGTTCTAAAAGTTCACTTTGTTTATATCCAGACACTTGATATGCTGGAGAAGAAAGAAAAGGTGCTGGAGAAAAAAGCAAACGCTGAGCTTGAGAGAGCCAAGGAGTTCTCGAAAGCAAAGAATAAAAGAGGTATGGTAAACCACAATGGTGCAGTTTGAAATGTATGCTTGTGCTCTGGCGGTACAGTTTCTAGTTGGAGTCAATGACATGCTTTTTGTAAAGCAATCTGAATTTTCTCAGTGCACATGCTGCACTCCAACCTTATCCATCATACTTGTGCATATAGATATCTTTGGCGCATGGTGTATTGGATCAACAAATATGTGGGTATTTATTTTCAAACAGTTGTTGTGCTTATCATTATTAGCATTGTGTCAccatgatgacataatattttatCAAAATTAGTTTAGGCTTATCCATCATATTTGTGTATATATGAATTTCTTTGGTGCATGGTGGATTTGATCAACAAATATGTGGGTATTTCCTTTGACACAGTTATTGTGCTTATAATTGCTAGTATTGTGTCACCATGTTGGCATAGTATCTTATGAAAATGAATTTTGGTATGCACCTGCAATGCAATAGATCCACGTAGAATGCAAACTCCATGCTCCATTATATGTGGAGCAATTTTCATCATCTTTTACCTGAAAACCTCATGAGCATGCATTATTAGCTAATACAGGTTTATGTTCACTTTATTTTTCCTCTTTTTGGCTTCCATGTAAACTAATGTTAGTCATCTTTTAATGACAAGACTGGTTTTGTAGAAACTCGTGCTGATACAGATAAACTTCCTTTTAACAGCGGCTATCCAATCCTTGAAGAGGAAAAAACTTTATGAGCAACAAATTGAGCAGCTTGGAAATTTTCAGTTGAGAATCCATGATCAGGTATATTTGCACTCGAGCATTGGTCCTTTTGTTTTACTGTATGTTATGTGTGTTAACTGTATAACCCATTTTTTATGCAGATGATCATGTTAGAAGCAGCTAAAGCTACAACAGAGACTGTTGATGCATTGAGAACTGGAGCTGCAGCTATGAAAGCAATGCAAAAAGCAACGTTAGTATTAATTTTGAGTCCATTTTAGGATTTGCACACATAGTCGTTCAAGGTCTTAAAATGATTATTTACCGTGTCCCTGCAGAAACATTGATGATGTCGACAAGACCATGGATGAAATTAACGAACAGACTGAAAACATGAAACAAATTCAGGATGCTTTGTCAGCTCCTCTTGGAGCTTTTGCTGATTTCGACGAGGTAATTCAATTCGCTGTAGGCATTTAAGATTTGCAATCTAGCAGTGCTGGTTTTCTCCGACACACCACTTATTGCACTGAAAAAACTTACAGGATGAACTGGAAGCTGAACTTGAAGAACTGGAGGGAGCAGAGTTGGAATCTCAGCTTCTTGAGCCTGTTGCAGCTCCTCCGGTGCATCCAGTGCATGTCCCAGCCAACAAGCAACCAGCTCGCCCTGCCCCACAGAAAGTTACAGCTGAAGATGATGAACTTGCTGCACTGCAAGCGGAAATGGCATTGTGATCAGGTTAATCTTAATTCATTTGTTCATCTTAGTGTTTATTTGATGTTCCTTTGATGGGACTAATTCACTGGTACTAATTAGCTATACCCGACAATACTGTCTCCAACCGGTCGCGTAGTTGTCAAAAATAGAGCAGAGCTGGTGCCGGAGGATCCCACATGAGTGTGGTCTAGACTGTAGAGAAGGGATAAACCGAGGCAGGCCTCCCCCTCAAATGTGGAGAGGCTGCATCGATTTCCCGACCTGGTGACTCggtgagacagctctcaccactACACCAAGCCTGCCCTTTGTGTAGTTGTCAGCATTACTTATTTGTTAACTATCCGATGCAGAGGTGTACATATATTAGCTAGCTTTTAAATTATTCTATACTGTTTTATTCCTTCATTTCTTTTGGATCTTCAACTGTTTAGGCTCTGTTTTAGCTCCCAGGATATCATGATGCGTTAGGACGATAGAAATAATATTCTGTCACTTGAACACTGCATGATGAAATCATGTATTCCTCTGTTTGAAATTACAAGCTTATCTCATTTACAAACCTTGGATTACTGATTACTTCATTAACACATTTTTTTACACAGTTGTTGTCATTAGATTCACGTATTAAAAAAATCTTGCTTATGATTGTATTTTTTTATCTCATGTAAATCAACATATCAACATCAACATAGCCTTTTAgccccaagcaagttggggtaggttagagttgaaacccaacaagatgtcaccaaaaggggaaagagagaaaggggagggaaAAACTTTTGAGAGCACTAAAAGGAAAAAATGCCTAACCACGGTTCGGGCACGTAGATAGCTTCTTTGAAACAAAATACAGTATATCTGCTGGTAGATAGTCGCCCGAGAAAGAAGTTCAGCAGATCAAATGTGCCAATTTGAGGCTGCTTGCAGCTATTCAAGCACCTCTCATTCTTTTTCGATGGTTTGCTGGGAACGTGTAATCATCATGACAGTTTTCTGTCTAGATGCGCTTTTCAGATTTAGAAAGGGGCATATGCTTGAAGGTGAACAGGTGTATTGAATTATCCATCCAGTTGCTGTCCAATATTAGCTCCTGAGAATTGAATTGCTAATTTTGTCTGACCCATTGTTGGTCCAATATGGGGACCTAGTTTCATATGAGTTAAATTGTGGCTGAAGAACTTGTTGTAACCACATTATAGTTTACTTTCATTTCCTTTTGACTACTTGCTACAATCAAAGAGAGCTGTAATTTTTTAGATCAAATATTCAGAAATTCTCTTGGAACTACACTTAATTAGTCCAAGTTTATGGTGTTGGGAGTAGATGGCTCTGGAATAATCTCCAAATGATATTGGTTTCTCGGTAAATAAATATTAGCATTATTCAAATCTTgtatttttttagaaaaaaaatgCATGTGTTTAAAAGTTATTGTTGCTCTTGGTAATTGTTAACCCAACAGGAACTTGCAGGTTCTCATGGAGAGGTGAAACATGTAAATGAAGATGAAAGCTGAGTCAGCTATACTATATATTTGCCATGCGTGTACAAACTTGGCCGGATATTTGGCAACCGCAGCAGAAAAAAGAGGCTGCTCCAGCCCAGTGCTTGTTTCAGTGACTTTGGAATCTGTTGTCGATCGATGACAGTTCTTCTGTTAATGTCGCTCGGTTAGCTCTACGCTAATTATTCAGATCACCCAACGTGCATTGTTTCAGTGTTTTGCTTAATTGGCCCATACTGTCTGGAGCCGTGCATGTAAAAGTGTTGCAGGGTTCACGTTTGATGTGGCTGTTCGCAGCGCTTTCAACCTCAGGCAAGATATGTTTCCTTTTATCAGTACTAGAGCAAGACTAATAATACAGTAGGCTACTGGCTAAGGATCTTTGTAGTCTCTCTCAACTTACTCGTATAGCAGTTAGCTATTCACTGTTAATATATGGTCTATTTGTCTCTTATAAAGTTTTTACTTATTTATTTTACATGTAAGTCTACAACTTTTTTTTTATTCTCTTCCATCTTAGCATTTAGTTTGTTTACAGTCTGTTATTATAGTTGCTCTAAATGCAGTGATGTATCTCTCAAGAAAATAAAGTTGTGAGCCTGTCCTAAAATAAACAGTTGATATTATAGCACTCAAACAGTTGAAGGTCCAAGCAAGGTGGTGCGGCCAACAGAAGTGGGAGGTAGCTAAAGATTGGCGTGAGATACTGTGGAGGGCAAGCAGGGCAGTACGCTGTTGCTCTCATGCTCTGCTCCACTCATCTCCAAGTGTGATCTGTGAGTGTTGTGTGTGGCTCTCCGTGGGCGGGCACATGCCCATGACCATGGATTTGCAGCAGGCTGGGCTTTCAAGTTGTACGATGAGAGAGCTCCGACTCTCAAGCTCATCACCGCACCGACACCTCTACGGTCCCAGAGGTAGAGAGAGGCGTATGAATGTATGTATACGTGCATGCATGGGTCACTCACTCATCTATCAGATATTCAGATCAGCCTGCTGCACGGGACATGCTTTTGGTGGCAAGGGGACGGACGACGGGTGCCTGGTGCACGGGCCATCATTCCGTTCTACTAGCCATCATCTGCACTGCGGGCAGGATGACAATTCCGGAACTGCTAGTGCAGGAGACCGGAGTGAGTGACCCCCCGATCATGCatgtttctttctttctttctttcagcTGGAATGTCTGCGTGGAGAGGTATCAATCAAACCAATTGCcagctcctctctctctctctctatcaccAATGACAGCAGACCGACCATTAGCTGGCGTGGTGTGACTTGCCCGTCTGT
It contains:
- the LOC103644211 gene encoding uncharacterized protein, with product MAGYQSSFTRFWMMDEEDDDMHHLVDDDEAELATYNHLVQCKSSQRRRRSDAPPKQIRPRNLGDADGHQRIWLDYFADQPVFNDRQFRERFRMRRHVVLRIVDAVQARNPNYFTRKHDCCGKLGLFALQKCVAALRILAYGLPTNAIDEYVRIGESTAREASRHFCRAIIDVYGPYYLRAPNAADVAGS
- the LOC100281033 gene encoding charged multivesicular body protein 4b isoform X1; translated protein: MCETVRPNPNILSVFGSEGVFESVASVVAMSMFNRIFGKPKEQANSNALATLDKLNETLDMLEKKEKVLEKKANAELERAKEFSKAKNKRAAIQSLKRKKLYEQQIEQLGNFQLRIHDQMIMLEAAKATTETVDALRTGAAAMKAMQKATNIDDVDKTMDEINEQTENMKQIQDALSAPLGAFADFDEDELEAELEELEGAELESQLLEPVAAPPVHPVHVPANKQPARPAPQKVTAEDDELAALQAEMAL
- the LOC100281033 gene encoding charged multivesicular body protein 4b isoform X2, which encodes MSMFNRIFGKPKEQANSNALATLDKLNETLDMLEKKEKVLEKKANAELERAKEFSKAKNKRAAIQSLKRKKLYEQQIEQLGNFQLRIHDQMIMLEAAKATTETVDALRTGAAAMKAMQKATNIDDVDKTMDEINEQTENMKQIQDALSAPLGAFADFDEDELEAELEELEGAELESQLLEPVAAPPVHPVHVPANKQPARPAPQKVTAEDDELAALQAEMAL